The sequence ctaacaaaagttgttgctcaagagaagctgaagctatgcagagacatagccggaatggatggcagatgaccatcagtttttaaatgcggctggagggggagaattgtgaagtccagtcGCTCCACTGCatcgacagtgtgaagactgctacAGCTAACAATTCTTGACAATGGTTCCTACAACTTCCAACGTAAattttgctcaacaattgtgggcaatgTTAGAGGCCAATGCTGAATGTCAGAAGAGGCTGAAAATGGAGGAGTGCATCGAATTtgtgagcctataaataggctccatccccaTGGTTTTTTAATCCAAGCCAAGTAatctcaatatcatcccaagtgaggagtgttGAGAGCTTTTAGGACTCCAGTGcaagcttgagagaagagtgatcAAATTCCAGAGAGAGAGTTTGATAGAAtagagagagattccacgtgagaatccagagagaagttttgtgttttgtaatctatttccaaagagtaatagaattacatttttatttttcttctcatatttcttctctatagtggtcagagaaccacaacaattgGAATAGGGCCTGTGAGTTTGTTAACTCCACCAGAAAATACTTTGAGATTAAGAAGAGTAAGGCCAATGTCTTGTGGTTCACAGTAAATGTGAAATAGAACATGgaagaaatattatatattgaagggGGAACAATACCAGAGAGATTATTTTGAGTGAGTATGAATCTCCCCAAGCCTATTAGGTGACCAAGATCTTCAGGTTTGCTTccttgaaaattgttttcaccAAATGAAAGAGCGGCTAGAGAAGTGAAGTTTCCAATCCAAGGTGGAGTGGTTCCAATAAAATTGTTTCTGCCAAAATTCAAGAGCACTAGTTTTGACAATGAGCTGAACTGGACTGGAATTGAACCAGTAAGCTTGTTGCTAAATACAAGAAAATTCCTTAGCTCCTTGCAGTGACTTATATTTATTGGAATCTTACCACCAAAGGAATTGTAAGATATATTAAGATGCTGTAGTTGTAGAAGACGACCCATTTCTTAAGGAATTTCACCATGAAAGCTGTTGTTTTGCAGGTGGATTTCAGTGAGGTAAGTGAGATTTCCTATTGAAGGTGGGATTGAACCAAACAGGGTTAGGGACTTAAGGTTCAATACTACGACTCGTTTGCTTGATTGGTTGCGAGTAATGCTAACCCAGTTGTAGAAATGGATTGAACCATTCCATGAGTTCATGAGTCctagaggatcttggattatccGATTCTTGAAGtctagaaaagccaaaaaatcAGATTCATTTGCATAAGTGGCTGTCGAGGATGCAGATTTCATATAATCGTTCAAGAAGAAAAGAACAATCCAACATTGAAGAAATATGGACAATATCCACCCACAATTCAAATATGAATGCTCCATGATgtaccttatttttttttattttttattttttccagatACAGACTTCAGCTTATGGCACAGCAAATAACTTAAAATGCATATCAAAGTGaaaatgtacatatattttttcagaaaataagtGCATCTATATATTTAATGGAGAAGTTAATGCTTGTAGGACCACATTAAAGAAGGTAAGAAGCTCTAGATGGCAGGGATatttaatgtatttaattaggaaggaaaaagtcattttttttttgttattgttatgaAAGTGAAAatatcaattgcattttttatttatttatctttttactgAAAGCTAAAATATCAAGttacatttttttcaaaaagtacattctattttattattactatttttgttattgaaatcGAAAATAACAAAGTACTTATAGCCAGAGACTTCTATGTTTAAAGTTTGTTTGTTAGTTAATcaacaaaagagagaaattttatcaaaaaaacaaaaccaaaagaaagtGTGCTATATGGATCACTACGTAACACGGTATAACCTTTAAAAAAGAGTATAATGCATCTTATTATCTTCTTGTTTGGCCCTGTCAATTTCAATTGAGACccccaaaatttatatattttaatcaagacctgaaaattttcatttaatttcaatGAAGGACACTCGATCATGTAATTAACGAGACTGACGGAATGACTAACTATATGCCTCCCCAAGTGAGCaccttaattgaaaaaaaataaaaattcaacagaataaattaaaattaatatacattttcttttttatattgggATGGAGAAAAGAAATTTGGAATCACTGTCCAAAGAAACAGTGACTTGCGATTCAAAGTCTTGTTATGGTAAGCTTTGTCAATTCCGCATGAGTAATTTGTCTTGACGACCCAAAAACAAATAGGTAGGGTATGGAGTAGAAgaatcagccaaaaaaaaaaaaaaaaaaaaaccgagtTCCCCTGTTTTTCCGACTATATATTTTATGGCAAAAtagtgtaatttatttatttgttctttttttctattttttttttgttttctttttgtttgttttttttggggtgaaaggATAGTGTAGTTGAATGCCATAGAACAAGCTAAAAGAAGGAGTGCTTAAAAGATCCAAACATTGCATTTATATGCTTACATGCAAATTCAAACAGCTTACCAAATAAAGATGAAGCTACTGTGGCAAGGTTCACAACTAAAACCTATTCATATTCTCGCTCTTCTTGCATTTGAGATATGATTCTCTAATTGCTTGCATTTTGTTGACAACTGCATTCATAAGCATCCGCTCTCCCGGCAAGAATTTTGAGCAGATGACCCCAATTTGCATAACTGAAACCAAACAATCATTTGTTCCTTTTCCAGCATTGACTTGGCGATTGACTTCAATGATTGCAATCTCTTCAATGTCACTTTCATTTTCCTCACGATTATCATCTTCAAGGAGCAACGAAGGATCGACTATATCCATGACATGTTTAGGCAAAGCCATAGCAACGAACTGGTGAATGCTTAGACCATCTTTGAACATATCGTCTGTAGGTCTTTTTCCTGTGAACAACTCTAGCAAGAGTATCCCATAGCTATAGATATCTCCAAGAATCGAAACTTGGCCTCCCATGCCATATTCTACGGTTCAATAAATTCATTATGATGTCAAGTCCATAGGTGCTAAGAATCAACAAATTTAAGTAGTAGTTGAAAAGTAAGTGCATTATTACTTCTTTTGGATCTGTTACTTCTCAATCATATCCTTTTGGTTTAAGAAGCAAAATGTTATGGTAATCAAGAGCTAAGATTTATCTCATTTTgggatataaataaataaaaaaaaaatatcataccTGGAGGAATGTACCCCATAGAACCCCTTAGCGAAGCAGAAATTGTTTGGCTTTCTGAGGGATTATCAGATGCTTCAAGGAGGAACTTTGCTAGTCCAAAGTCACCAACATGGGAAACCATATCTTCATCAAGAAGAACATTACTTGGCTTTAGATCACAATGAACTATAGGTGTTTCACAATCGTGATGGAGATAACCCAAAGCAGAAGCAACATCGATGGCTATGTTCAATCTCTGAATAAGGCTCAATCTCTTATTCAAGTGTTCTCCATTGTCTCTTGGATGCAGCCACTGCTCCAAACTTCCACTGGCCATGAACTCGAAAACTAGACTTTTGAAGTCATTACCCTGGTGGTCAATGCTTGAGCACGCTGTTATGACTTTAAGAAGGTTACGGTGTCTTATGCTTCGCAAAGCATTGCACTCATCAAGGAAGCTCCTAGAAGCTCCTTGTTGCTGAAGGTTTAATACTTTAATCGCGACTATTTTGTTATCTCTAGAAAGAACTCCTTTATATACAGAACCAAAACTACCCGAACCAATTAGATTGTTCTCAGAGAACCCATCTGTGGATTGAAAAAGATCCGAGTAAGAAATATTCGATTGCCAATCCTCAGTCGAAGATTTTGTAACAGGCCTCCATATGGAATACCCAACCAAAAAGCTCAAAATAACTGCTAGCAATATAGCAGCACAAGTTACTGGGACTACCACCTTCcgagaaaatatttttcttgttgaATTGTTCTTTTCCTTGAGGCATGGAGGTAAAAGCAGTTTTGGGATGCCACCACAGAGCTTATCATTTCCAAGAACTGAAACCGCAGTAGCATTTGCCAAAATCCCTTCTCTTGGCAATTCACCCTCGAAATTATTGTAAGAAAGATTGAGAAACTTAAGAGTTGAAAGTTTACcaagaaattttggaatcaaccCAGATAAGTTATTGCGGGAAAGATCCATTTCTTCCAAACCTCTTAGAGTTTCAAGAGTCTGAGGAATTGgaccttcaaattcattgcctTCCAAATGCAGGCGTTCCAAACTTATACATTGTCCAAGAGTGCTAGGCAATTCACCTGTTAACTTGTTTTCTGATAAATCCAACTCCCCGAGATTTTTCAACTTAGCCACTTCAGATGGTAAGGCGCCGGTCAATAAATTAATAGACAATGACAGAGAAACTAAAAGGGAAGAGAGGCCAATGACCTTTCTGGGAATGGTAACATTGAGGTTGTTACCCGAAAGGCTCAGTGTTATCAAATTTTTACAGTTTCCAAGGCTTTGAGGTATACTTCCCTTAAATCTATTCCGCTGCAGATGGAGGACAGTCAATGAAGTTAAGTTACCCAGGGAAAGAGGTATTGAGCCAGAAAACTTATTGTCACTCAAAGACAGTAACTGTAACTCGTGAAGCTTCCCTATCGCTTCTGGGACATTGCCTCCTAACTGGTTATTTGCCAATTCTAGAAGGATCAGCTTAATAAGGTTCCCTATCCCATTTGGAATATTTCCACGTATGAAATTCCCAGAAATAGTAAATATGCGCATATACGATGAAAGGTTAACTATGGATGTAGGCAGTTCTCCTGCAAAGTAATTGCCACCCATACCCAACACCTCTAGAACGGAACAATTAGGCAAAGACCTGAAAAAATTCAGGTCACTGGCTTTTCCATGTCCCAGAAAATTGTTCTCAAAATTTATCCTATACACTTTTGGCAAGCTTCCTAATGTTTCAGGAACCGACCCAATTAGACCATTTTGAGAAAAATCAAGCACTTGGAGTGCAGAACAATTTGACAATGATATGGGAATAAGGCCTGTTAGTTCGTTAACTGCACCGGCAAATACTTGGAGATTAGGCAGAGTAAAACCAACATCTGGTGGTAGGTTTCCATGGAGCTGGTTCTGTGTAAATGTGAAATAGTATATGGAAGAGATATTATAAATTGAAGGAGGAACAATACCAGATAGATTATTGTCCGTGAGTATAAATCTCCACAAGCCTTTTAGATGGCCAAGATCTTCAGGTATGCTTCCTTGAAAATTGTTCTGGCCAAACGAAAGTGCGTACATAGAAGTGAAATTTCCTATCCAAGCTGGGATTGTTCCAGTAAGATTGTTTTTTCCAAAGTCCAAGTACACCAGTTCAGACAATGAACTCAACTCGACAGGAATTGACCCAGTAACCTTGTttccaaacacaagaaaatATGCTAGCTCTTTGCAGTGTGTTATATTTGTTGGAATGTTTCCCCCAAAGGAATTAAACGATAAGTTAAGATGCCAAAGTTGCAGAAGACGACCCATTTCTTGTGGAATTTCGCCGTGAAAGTTGTTGTTTTGCAGGTGAATTTCTGTAAGGTAAGTGAGATTTCCTATTGAAGGTGATATTGAACCAGAGAGCTCTAGAGACTTCAGGTTCAAAACCAATACTCGTTGGCTTGATGGGTTGCATGTAATGCCAACCCAGTGGCAGAAATGGATGGAATCGTTCCAGGAGTCCATGATTCctagaggatcttggattatctTACTCTTCAAGTCTAGCAAAGCTAGACGATCAGTTTCATTTCCATAACTGGGTATGGATATTGCTGATACGAAAGTCGGGTTCATGCATAAAAGAATAATCCCACATCCAAAAGATATGGGAAAAATCAACCTGCAATTCAAATATGAATGCTTCATGGACATCTGTTTATGGAATCGATATAGGATGATCTGGGGTACACGAAAATTTCTACAAATCCGAAGCCAGTTTTGATGttcaaaaatgtaaaagaacaaaaatttctTATATTATATGGAGAAGTAATTGATTGCTTGCAGGCAagtaatagaaagaaaaatggtaGCTCTAGTTGGTATGATTATTCTCCGCAATTATCAAGTTGGGGTACTGTTGTGATTACAGTAGTACTGGGCTGGCCACCAAACAAGCAAAATTACACCTGGCTTTAAGCCGAGAGTTGGCAATGACCACTAAACTGGGCTCAAGATTGGTGCCAAATTCTCcttctcttatttattattatttttaataataataataacaataacacgatataattatctttaaatTTGCTGAGGTTATAttctagccttttttttttcttttttctttttttttgcgtTAATTTGGATTAGCctgtggaaagaaaaaaagggttcAGTACAATCTTTTAAGgtccttaattttttaatttcaatggtgaacatttttttttttttttgggggcaatAATAAAGGCCAGTTGATAATAACATTAATGTATGAGATGGATGGAAACACAAATACTAATTGAAAGATTAAAGTCTATTCAAatagatttaaattatattgcttAGAAGTACTAAAACACTAATTCAATGCATTTAATTCTATTTTacctttttatattaaaaatctaatatagaAAAGTAGACATTGCATATAATGTATGGATATTCCGTTTGATGATAGTCATTATAGTGACAATATATCAATTCCATAAGATATAgtagataatgaaaaaaaaaactgaaaagttTAGGATAGTCTATTTATACGTCGTACATTTTATCACACAAAAGTTCTACCGTGCAGATATCctattttgtcaaaatgcaaaTATTGTATATTATGCATGTAATCCCGTGAAATTACAAAGTactaaaatgtattaaaatgtaGATATCCTCATACATAGTAGAACTATATCATTATATTCTCTTTCCAGTTTCTAAGAGTTTGATGATAGCCCTATTTTTTCGGTGTTTTCCCACTAGCTAGTTGAGATTTGACGTTGTGATAGATTCCATGGTTTACAAGCTCATCAAGATCACTCTCAAAAtctaaataagaaaagaaaaagaaaagaaaaaaaggaaaaattaatattctctCTTTTGCAAAGTTAAAAATGgagataaaaattaagaaaagtaaCACTACAATCTAGatggataataaaaaaaatttatatttaaagatgTGGTACTAGCTATTTCTTTTGTCATGTCTTTGAATTTGGTGAAGTTGCAGCTTATAGGACCCCATTGAAGAAAATTTGGAGCACTTGATGGTATGGATATCTACTACATTCAATTATGGAGGGAATATTTCAGCAACTAACGACTTTTTTTAAGTTtggtaacaaaagaaaaagaaagtgtttGATAAAATCAACTCCAACAGAGCACAGTAACCAAGGCCCCACAACTAATTAAACCTTGATGTACAACACGATGTAAACCTCTAAAATTTGTCTATTTATATGTCCTAACATTATtatatcctttttttgtttttttgttttttttgttttttttttttttggttttttcgatatttttggtatttggaATTAGCCCAAAGAAATCTTGTTCAGAAAAAGGTTTAATACATCTTATTATCATCTTGTTTGGCCCTCTCTtcaaaatgaattaatattttcattcaaaatGTAACATTTATACATGTACATTCTATTCCCAGGCTTGaagattttatgatttgtttgttgggcaaaaaatcatttatattgTGTTAATGATTTCACAAGACCCTTACGTATAAATAACTTAGAACACTTATATATTCAATGGGACCCACACACAAAATAACCATTCGGACACTTAACGTATAAACACCTGACACTCTTCAATAACTCACCTGCTAACTTGTAACATGAGAGAGCTCTCTTTCTACGAGCCTACTCTGCTTGCTTGAGTAGCTCATCTCAGACGGAGGCTATGCTGCCCCTTTTAtcaatgaatttaattatggaGGAAAAATATCAAGTACTTAGTCAAAGGTTTCttttaaattccattaatcTACATGGTATGGATATCTAATGAATTTAATTACGGAGGAAAATATCAAGTACTTAGTCAAAGATTTCTTTAAGTTTTTAGTTTGATTGAGTGTTtctcaagaaaagaaaaagaaagttccTTTGGTTAGATCAACTCCAACGAAGCACAGTAGCACAAGGTCCTGCGACTAATTAACCTCTGTGTACTACACGTTATAAACCTCTAAAATTTGTTGAATTATGTTCTAGTAttgttcatcttttttttttttttaattttttgatttttggtatttggatttagcctaaagaattaaaaaaaacaaaaaaagaagaaagtttaATACATcttattatcattttgtttttccctgTCTATTTCAGTTGAGACGctcaatatatattattgattttattttcttatttggcTACTAAATAACCTCCTTTTACTTTCTCAATAATAAAGCCTTTGACCTTTGTATTCGTTCCCTAAATCTTGTTCTTTTTAGAGCTTTGATCGAACTCCGTCCAAACTAGAgcactaaaataaattaatatattttcattcGAAATGTAACATTTATACATGTACATTTTATTCACAGGCTAgaagattttatgatttattctCAGGAACAAAACAaagacatatatattttattcacagGCTTGAAGCTCTTTTAGGATTTCTTCTCATGCCAATATCTGGGGTACAATCTGTACAGAACACGACATAGACATACAAATTGCAACTAAGGACCGCAAAACGGAGTTCCCCTGCTTTCAGAACAAACTAAAATAAAGAGTGCATACAAATGTGGTAAGGTAAACACTAAAAAAATTAGCttagttatttgattttaaaaaaaattaatatatgtattatgttttattttctatttttgattttttttaatttttttttaccccttCATATTCGAAGCTTGAACAAAAAAGTACTAAAGTTTTGTAATTTGTAATCCAACCCTGTATTCAAAGcagaacccttttttttttttttttttttttttttttttttttttttttttcctttttggggtCATGTTCAAAGCTTGAGTAACAAATTTGCAGAATAATTAAGTGCCTCAGGCACCATATTATAGCTGGATGAGATGTGTCACATGTATACGTATATGCCTTTGCTTGGTCTTTAGGGAGAAGTTGAATTTTCTTGTCTAGATTATTTAACTTTATTTCTAAACCTTTTCCCCTGCaatgtatttattaaaattccTCTTGTTGTGGTTTTTTGGGTACATGACATGATATTTAGTTGTATAAAAGGGAgcaatctcttccaaatttgtTGTGCGATGACACCAATTTGTCTCCAGCCTTACAGGTTTTCTTGTTAGGTAAGAgtaaaaaattt comes from Ziziphus jujuba cultivar Dongzao chromosome 6, ASM3175591v1 and encodes:
- the LOC132804086 gene encoding probable LRR receptor-like serine/threonine-protein kinase At3g47570, which produces MSMKHSYLNCRLIFPISFGCGIILLCMNPTFVSAISIPSYGNETDRLALLDLKSKIIQDPLGIMDSWNDSIHFCHWVGITCNPSSQRVLVLNLKSLELSGSISPSIGNLTYLTEIHLQNNNFHGEIPQEMGRLLQLWHLNLSFNSFGGNIPTNITHCKELAYFLVFGNKVTGSIPVELSSLSELVYLDFGKNNLTGTIPAWIGNFTSMYALSFGQNNFQGSIPEDLGHLKGLWRFILTDNNLSGIVPPSIYNISSIYYFTFTQNQLHGNLPPDVGFTLPNLQVFAGAVNELTGLIPISLSNCSALQVLDFSQNGLIGSVPETLGSLPKVYRINFENNFLGHGKASDLNFFRSLPNCSVLEVLGMGGNYFAGELPTSIVNLSSYMRIFTISGNFIRGNIPNGIGNLIKLILLELANNQLGGNVPEAIGKLHELQLLSLSDNKFSGSIPLSLGNLTSLTVLHLQRNRFKGSIPQSLGNCKNLITLSLSGNNLNVTIPRKVIGLSSLLVSLSLSINLLTGALPSEVAKLKNLGELDLSENKLTGELPSTLGQCISLERLHLEGNEFEGPIPQTLETLRGLEEMDLSRNNLSGLIPKFLGKLSTLKFLNLSYNNFEGELPREGILANATAVSVLGNDKLCGGIPKLLLPPCLKEKNNSTRKIFSRKVVVPVTCAAILLAVILSFLVGYSIWRPVTKSSTEDWQSNISYSDLFQSTDGFSENNLIGSGSFGSVYKGVLSRDNKIVAIKVLNLQQQGASRSFLDECNALRSIRHRNLLKVITACSSIDHQGNDFKSLVFEFMASGSLEQWLHPRDNGEHLNKRLSLIQRLNIAIDVASALGYLHHDCETPIVHCDLKPSNVLLDEDMVSHVGDFGLAKFLLEASDNPSESQTISASLRGSMGYIPPEYGMGGQVSILGDIYSYGILLLELFTGKRPTDDMFKDGLSIHQFVAMALPKHVMDIVDPSLLLEDDNREENESDIEEIAIIEVNRQVNAGKGTNDCLVSVMQIGVICSKFLPGERMLMNAVVNKMQAIRESYLKCKKSENMNRF